In Oryza brachyantha chromosome 1, ObraRS2, whole genome shotgun sequence, the following are encoded in one genomic region:
- the LOC102721612 gene encoding transcription factor WRKY19-like, whose amino-acid sequence MEGSSSDGRYGAARCALEAELVQMQGMARQLEAQMGLQGGGGAAMAGAEERRRALVSSMLSSIDRSISIARTRVPCCVEGRLAQPAGAAPESPPSADGSAGSDHGVDSRCRANAAGPSKKRKMLPKWSTQVRVCSVQDVGPLDDGFSWRKYGQKDILGAKYPRAYFRCTHRHTQGCHASKQVQRADGDPLLFDVVYHGNHTCAQGARSVVDGNPRPRHTVSPEQQPQPPPPQPQQEQNAFSVGINPAKEEGPVQQSLQEPTSSRPFTFTADDSGGTGTLLHGCSTSDCQVSSSVYELGGGSTMAGVRNVPDVELPSKTINSSMGEDMEFMLALEMDSDFFHKYPGYF is encoded by the exons ATGGAGGGCTCGTCGTCGGACGGCAGGTACGGCGCCGCGAGGTGCGCGCTGGAGGCGGAGCTGGTGCAGATGCAAGGCATGGCGAGGCAGCTGGAGGCGCAGATGGGCctgcagggcggcggcggcgcggcgatggCTGGGGCAGAGGAGCGGCGCCGCGCGCTGGTGTCGAGCATGCTGTCGTCGATTGACCGGTCTATAAGCATCGCGAGGACGAGGGTGCCGTGCTGCGTGGAGGGGCGCCTGGCgcagccggccggcgccgcgccggagtCGCCCCCCTCCGCCGATGGTAGCGCCGGCTCGGACCACGGCGTCGACTCCCGGTGCCGCGCCAATGCGGCGGGGCCGTCCAAGAAGAG GAAGATGCTGCCCAAGTGGAGCACGCAGGTGAGGGTGTGCTCGGTGCAGGACGTCGGCCCCCTCGACGACGGGTTCAGCTGGAGGAAGTACGGACAGAAGGACATCCTCGGCGCCAAGTACCCAAG AGCCTACTTCCGGTGCACGCATCGGCACACGCAGGGCTGCCACGCCAGCAAGCAGGTGCAGCGCGCTGACGGCGACCCGCTGCTCTTCGACGTCGTGTACCACGGCAACCACACGTGCGCGCAGGGCGCGCGCTCCGTCGTCGATGGCAATCCCAGGCCGCGCCACACGGTGAGCCCGGAacagcagccgcagccgccgccgccgcagccgcagcaggAGCAGAACGCCTTCTCGGTAGGGATCAACCCCGCCAAAGAAGAGGGGCCCGTGCAGCAGTCGCTGCAGGAACCCACGTCGTCGCGGCCGTTCACGTTCACGGccgacgacagcggcggcaccggcaccCTCCTCCACGGCTGCTCCACGTCCGACTGCCAGGTCAGCAGCAGCGTCTACGAGCTGGGTGGTGGCAGTACTATGGCCGGAGTCCGGAACGTGCCCGACGTCGAGCTCCCCTCCAAGACGATCAACTCCTCTATGGGAGAGGACATGGAGTTCATGCTCGCGCTGGAGATGGACTCCGATTTCTTTCACAAGTACCCCGGCTATTTCTAA